DNA from Vibrio marisflavi CECT 7928:
AGCTTGCTTAAACGAGTGCCTACGTTACCTCTCAGCTCTTTGATGATGAGGTCTGGCCTTGCTGCTTTTAGCTGACATTGTCTACGTAAACTACATGTACCAACAGTTGCGCCACTTGGTAGTTCATCAATATTGTTGTAGGTATTGGACACAAAGGCGTCACGCGGGTCTTCACGTTCACATATTGTGACTAAGCCAAGACCCGGAGGGAACTCTCCAGGAACATCTTTCATCGAGTGCACAGCAAGATCGGCTCTTCCTTCAAGCATGGCAACTTCAAGTTCTTTAACGAACAGACCTTTTCCGCCAACTTTAGCAAGTGGGGTGTCTAAGATGATATCGCCTTTCGTTACCATAGTGACAAGCTCGACTTCAAGCCCTGGGTGAGCATCAATCAGACACTGTTTGACGTAGTTGGCTTGCCATAGAGCAAGAGGACTTTTTCGTGTTGCGATACGAATTGGCTGAGATGTATTCATGGCTGCTAAATGTTGGATAAAGAATTTGGTTCAATCGTATCATTCAACAAGTGAAAAGTATCAGTATTTGCTTTAGATGGTGAGCAAATGGTGATAAAAAGCGAGCAGACGAAAATAAATAATGTGACTTATCTCTCGTTTGCAATATGGGCTATTATTAGAAAAAGGAGATACGTACCACACTATGTTCCAGCGAATACTGACAGGTGACTTCAAGGATGTGAGTTGTGATGTATCGTTCAATTCTTTACCAACAAAACAAAAAGTGTTAAATTGATCACGTTTTGGCGTGTATTTTGAACAAAATATAGTCAGGCAACTATTGATACTCAAACCAAGGATAGAACCTTGCAGGCTTATACAGATACGTTAATTCAAAGATTAGATCGGCTGAATCAGCAGCGTATTGATCGTGCGCTGGCGCTTATGAGCCTGCCTAGCCAACGAGTATTCAACCTCATCCCCGCATTATTTCATTACCACCTTCCCTCTATTCCTGGTCATTTTGACGATTATGTACCTTCTGGTGTATTTAGCTTCCAGCCTTCCGAAGAACAGTTAAATCTACTCGTTGAGCTTGGGTTAGAGGTGAGTATTGATACTGAACTGGCGTCGACTTCAAGCGACATTCTTGCCCTCTATACTATGGGCAGCACCTCTTCCATTGGTCAAAGTACATCTAGTGATTTAGATGTCTGGGTTTGCGTTTCTCCAGACATGGACAGTGAGAATAGAGATCGTCTGACGCTAAAGTGTGCACTTATTACCGATTGGGCAAAAACTCAGGGTGTAGAAGCGAACTTCTTCTTGATGGATGAGCAAAGATTTCGAAGTAATTGCTCTGAAGAAATGACAGGTGATAATTGTGGCTCTTCCCAGCATTTGCTGCTGCTTGATGAATTTTATCGTTCTGCTGTTCGTCTAGCTGGGCAAAGGCTGCTTTGGCAGATTGTTCCACCCGAGATGGAAGAAAACTACGACCAGTATGTCGCAGAGCTTTGTAGTGGACAATATATTGATTGTTCAGAGTGGTTGGACTTTGGACAGCTTAACCGTATTCCAGCGGAAGAGTATTTTGGTTCGAACTTATGGCAGCTATATAAGAGTATCGACTCTCCTTATAAGTCGGTTTTGAAGGCGATCCTTCTTGAGGCCTATTCTTGGGCTTATCCAAATACAGAATTATTAAGCATTGATAGCAAACGGCGCTTCTTTTCCCATGAACCCGATTTATATGGAATGGATGCGTATTATTTGATGCTTGAGAAAGTGACCCACTATCTCGAACATATTGGTGATCACACTCGTTTAGAGCTTGTTCGTAAATGTTTCTACTTGAAGACTCACGAGAAGCTATCGCGCCAGCCGGGGGTTGGTTCGGTTAAGTGGCGTCGTGAAGCTCTGGCTGACATGGTAGAGAAGTGGCAGTGGGATCAATCAATGCTAACCGAGCTTGATGACCGCCGTAACTGGAAGGTTGAGCAAGTTAAGGTTGTTCACCATGCGTTGCTTGACGCACTCATGCAAAGCTACCGAAACTTAATTCGCTTTGCGCGTAGAAATGACATTACTTCTACGATCAGCCCTCAAGATATTAGTATCTTGGCGAGAAAACTATATGCGGCATTTGAGGTGTTGCCAGGCAAGGTAACCTTGCTCAACCCACAAATATCACCAGATTTGCACGAAGCTGATCTGACGTTCATTGAAGTGAGCGAGGGAAGCGTAAACAAAGCGGGTTGGTACTTGTATAAGCAGCCTCTTATCCCTCATCGCATTATTGGCCAGCCTAAACTTGAGCACAATGAGTACTTGAGTAAGCTAGTCGCGTGGGCGTTTTTCAACGGATTAATTACTGAAGCTACACGCCTTCACTCAGTAGTGAAGCAAGCTGACATCGATATTGATAAGTTTTACCAAATGGTCAGCGACCTGCGTAACACCTTTTCATTGCATAAACGTCGCCCTAGCATGCAGGCGCTTGCTAGCCCTTGCGAAATTAGCCAGTTGGCGATGTTTATTAACTTTGAATCTGATCCAACAGCTAACGTCAGCGCTAAATCACTAAAAGTAGATTTGAAAAATACAGATATTTTCAGTTTTGGTGAAGATGACTTAAGTCTTGTCGGCAGTGTTGATTTGGTTTATCGCAACTCTTGGCATGAAGTGCGTACGCTGCACTTTGAAGGCGAAACGGCGATACTGGATGCGTTAAAAACGGTACTCAGTAAAATGCACCAAGATGCGCTGCCACCTGAATCTGTAGATGTTTTTTGTTACGGTAAAAATCTACGTGGCATGATGCGTAATATGATTTATCAGCTATTAGCCGAGTGTATTGAGCTAAGGTTGAAGCCTTTTGACCAAGAGAAGAACCGCAGCTTCAAAGCAATTCGTGTTGCTGGAAAAATGTATGGTTTGTTCTTTGAAAGGCGTGGTGTATCTGTACAGAAGCTTGAGAACTCTGTCGATTTCTACCGTTGTATTTCAACTAACAAACTCACCGGCTCCACGCTAATGGTGGTGGATAAAGAAAAAGATTATCAATTGCCGCAAGTGGTTGATGGGTTTGCGAGTCAGGGACTAATTCAATTCTTCTTCGAAGACACTGAGCATGGATTTAATATCTATGTGTTAGATGAGGCTAATAAGGTTGAAGTTTATCATCAGTTCAGTGGCGAGAAGGATGAGATGATTTCCAGCGTGAATAGTTTCTATACGTCGGTGAAGGATGAAAGCAAGCTATCTAACCAGCTGATCAACTTCAATTTGCCTCAGTACTATCAAATAGTGCATTCGAATGATGGTGACGACTATGTCGTGCCATATCGTAACGACAATGCGATACAACTTAAGCCATCCAGAACTGTGACGGCTTAAGTTCGGGCCTTTAGTTATTTATTGCCAATCAATCTCTTCTTGGCATTGATTTTCACATTCTCTTTTAACCATTGCGTGAAACTCTACGCCTGATTTAGAGCAAATCCACTCTTTGTCGATCAGTTTGAAGTGATAGCCACCCGTTTTTGAAGCGAGCCAGATCTCATGCATAGGCTCTTGACGGTTGATAATGATTTGACTTCTATCGTCAAATTCCAAGGTCATAACGTTGCCAGATATCTCACAATCAATATCCGCACCTGAGTTATCGATAGCTTCCTCAATCTGTTGAAGTTGAGCATCTACAATTTGATGAAATTCGGTGTCATTCATCTTCAATTATCCTGTTGCATTTCTTGTTTGTGGTGCGATTATAGAGGGCATAGACTCAATAATCACGATATCCACGATGAAAAAAACACTTATAGCACTGACAGTGATGTCTGCATTAGCCTTGGCAGGTTGCGGTCAAACCGGCCCTCTATATATGCCAAAAGACAATACAACCAATTCTGAGGCCCAATCAGCTACGCCAGACAGTGGCTCTCAGTCAACGGCTCCTAGTGTTCAAACGGGTACTCAATCCGAGCAGCATGCGTGATCAATAAAAGCGAATAATAAAGGTAAGAAAATTGGATTATTTCAACTATCGTGAAGATGGCCAGTTGTGTGCAGAAGACGTTGAGCTGTCTGCATTGGCTGAACAATATGGTACGCCATTATATGTATACTCGCGTGCAACTTTAGAAAGGCATTGGAATGCGTTTGATAAGTCAGTCGCTGGACACCCTCATTTAGTCTGTTACGCAGTGAAGGCAAACTCGAACCTAGGTGTGCTTAACGCTTTAGCTCGATTAGGTTCAGGTTTTGATATTGTTTCAGGTGGAGAGCTTGAGCGCGTCATTGCTGCTGGTGGCGATCCCGCGAAAGTAGTCTTTTCTGGTGTAGGAAAAACCAGTCAAGAAATGAAACGCGCCCTTGAGCTAAACATTAAGTGCTTCAACGTAGAGTCTGAACCTGAATTAGAAAGGCTAAACCAAGTGGCAGCTGAGCTTGGTGTGAAAGCTCCAATCTCACTGCGTATTAATCCAGACGTAGATGCCAATACTCACCCTTATATCTCAACAGGTTTGCGTGACAACAAGTTTGGTATCGCATTTGAGCGCGCTCCAGAAGTATATAAGTTCGCGCAAAGTTTAGATAACCTTGATGTACAAGGCATTGATTGCCATATCGGTTCTCAGCTGACAGATATTGAACCTTTTATCGATGCGACCGACAGATTACTTGCGCTGATTGATGATCTCAAAGCTCATGGAGTGAATATTAAGCACCTAGACGTTGGTGGTGGCCTTGGCGTAATTTATCGTGATGAAATGCCCCCACAGCCGTCTGAGTATGCAAAGGCACTGCTAGATAGACTCCACAGCCACAAAGATCTAGAACTGATATTTGAGCCTGGTCGTGCGATTGCGGCAAATGCCGGTGTTTTGCTGACTCGAGTTGAATTCTTAAAACATACCGAACACAAGAACTTTGCCATCATAGATGCAGCGATGAATGATCTGATGCGTCCTGCTCTTTATCAAGCTTGGCAAGATATTGTTCCTGTCTCTCCAAGAGAAGGCGACACGACCACTTACGATCTAGTCGGTCCAATATGTGAAACAGGGGACTTTTTAGGTAAGGATCGAGCACTTGCTTTAGAAGCGGGCGATTTACTTGCTGTACGTTCCGCTGGTGCCTATGGTTTTGTTATGTCTTCGAATTATAACACTCGTGCTCGCGTTGCTGAGGTGATGGTAGATAAAGACCAAACATACCTCGTTCGTCAACGTGAAGAGCTATCAAGCTTATGGGCACTTGAAAATGTACTTCCGGAGTAAATAACACAGTATGCATTTCCATTTTTCTAAGATGCATGGTTTGGGTAACGACTTTATGGTCGTGGATTGTGTTACCCAAAACATCTTTTTTTCTCCAGAGTTGATTCGTAGACTTGCGGATAGACACACTGGTGTAGGCTTTGACCAGTTACTTATTGTCGAAGCACCTTATGATCCGGAAACTGATTTTCACTATCGAATCTTTAACGCCGATGGCAGTGAAGTAGAGCAGTGTGGCAATGGTGCACGCTGTTTTGCTCGATTTGTCCGTATGAAAGGACTGACCAATAAATTTAGCGTTAGTGTCAGTACCAAGAAAGGTAAGATGATTCTCAATATTGAGGAAGATGACCAAGTTAAAGTGAACATGGGCGCGCCTGAATTTGAGCCAAATAAGATACCGTTCAAAGCGAAACAGGCTGAGAAGACCTATATTATACGGACTGAAGAGCATACGTTGTTCTGTGGTGCTGTGAGTATGGGTAACCCTCATGTAGTCACTGTTGTTGAGGATATTGAAAACACAGATGTGGAGCAGTTAGGCCCGTTGTTGGAGTCACATGAGCGTTTTCCAGAGCGAGTCAACGCAGGCTTCATGCAAATCGTATCTCGCAATGAAATTAAACTGCGTGTCTATGAGCGCGGAGCTGGTGAAACCCAAGCTTGTGGTAGTGGTGCGTGTGGCGCGGTGGCTGTAGGTATTGTACAAGGTTTACTCGACGACAATGTCACAGTGCATTTACCGGGTGGAAAATTGAAGATTCAATGGAATGGTGCTGATAAGCCGCTGTATATGACGGGGCCCGCGACGCATATCTATGATGGTCAGCTATCTTGTTAACTTTAAGGATGAATTTTGTCTCAAATTGATGCAGACGCACTGACAGCGCAAGTTGTCGCAGAGTACTTAAAAGATAACCCTGATTTTTTTCTTCATAGACAAGAGTTGGTCGAACACTTGTCTATTCCCAATCAAGAGAGAGGCTCAGTCTCTCTTGTGCATGTACAAATGAATCGTCAGCGCCAGCGTATCGAAGATCTTGAAGAAGAAATTACGGCTCTGATGTCTCTTGCTGCTGACAATGATAGAACCTTTCACGAATTTATGGATCTGCAAGAGCAGATACTAAAGTGCAACGATTTGTACAGCGCGATTCAGCGAATAGAGAATAAAGCGAAGTGCTTAAATCTCGAAGCGTATATCCGTCTTATTAACGTAGATGAGCCTTGCTATCAGATATCTCAGGCTCAGTATCAAAAGTTTGCGAATCAGAACCTAAATGGTAAAAGTGCTTTCTTAGGGCGCTTGCGAAATTGTGATCGCCATTGTTTGCTTGGTGAGTATGCAGCGACAGCTGAACTGGGCTCCTATGTAGTACTTCCTTTAGCGAGAAAGCAGGTTCTTGGGCTGCTTATCTTTGGCAGTGAAGATGGTGGCCATTTCCAACCGAATATGGATACGCTGTTTTTGCGCCACCTTGCCCTTGTTTTCTCACATTTGGTTGAGGCTTTGCCTTGGAACTCAGTCGGTGCAGATCATGACCAGCTCTCAAATAGTTCTTCCTAGTAGCTTACAAAAGTCGCTTGAACGCTTCTATGAATACCTGCGAAGTGAGAAGGGCCTTAGCTTACACACTCAACGTAATTACAAGCAACAGTTGGAAACAATGGCTGTTCACCTAAATGGAATGGGTATCAATGAGTGGCAAGATGTAGACGCTTCATGGGTTAGGCAGTTGGTCAGCAAGGGTAGAAGGGATGGAATGAAGGCGAGCAGTATATCGACTCGTCTTTCTTCGTTAAGAAGCTTTTTTGATTTCTTAATATTACGAGGAGAGTTGGAGGCCAATCCAGCAAAAGGCGTCTCTGCCCCTCGAAAACGTCGCCCGCTACCAAAGAACCTAGATGTGGATGAAGTTGGTCAGCTTCTTGAAGTGAACGAAGACGACCCTCTGGCTATACGAGATAGAGCCATGATGGAGCTAATGTATGGTGCTGGCTTGCGCTTGGCTGAGCTTATTAGCATTAACGTCAAGGATGTTGGCTTTCATAGTGGTGAAATTCGAGTGATAGGTAAAGGTGACAAAGAGAGAAAGGTTCCTTTTTCTGGCTTGGCGGCAGAGTGGGTTGGCAAATGGCTCAAAGAACGATCTGCGCTAGCCAACGCTGATGAAAAAGCCTTGTTTGTTTCCAAGCTCGGCGGACGTATTTCGCATCGTAGTGTACAAAAACGTATGGCTGAGTGGGGGCAAAAACAGGCAGTTGCAAGCCATATTAGCCCTCATAAACTTCGCCACTCGTTTGCAACGCATGTACTTGAGTCGAGTAACAACTTACGTGCTGTGCAAGAATTACTAGGCCACGAAAACATTTCTACTACTCAAATCTATACCCATTTGGACTTTCAGCACTTAGCACAAGCTTATGATGCCGCTCACCCTAGAGCGAGAAAGAAAGGTAAAAAGTAGCGAATGCGTGTATATCGTAGGCTCCAGACTATAAAAGCGATCACCTTTGATTTGGACGATACCTTGTATGATAATCGCCCGGTGATCGCTCGATTAGAGTCAGAACTGACTCAATGGATGACAGAGCATCATCCTATTTTCATCTCACGCCCACTATCTTGGTGGAAAGCTTTCAAGCAAGAGCTCGCAGCCAAAGAACCAACACTGACACACAACGTATCACTGTGGCGTTATGAGCAGCTTAGGCGTGGCTTAACGCAAGTAGGTTACTCCTTAGAGCAAGCACTGCAAGCTGCGAATGATGCGATGGAGGTGGTAAGTTACTGGCGCAGTCAATTTGATGTGCCAAAGAGCAGTCATGACGTATTGAAAGAGCTATCTGAAAAATATCCATTAGTGGCGATCACTAATGGCAATGTTAACGTTGATACTATCGGTCTGAGTGGCTACTTTCAAGCGGTGTTTAAATCGGGCTTTGATGGTTTAGCCAAGCCATTTCCTGATTTATTTGCGAAAGCTCAAAAGAAACTAAACCTTCAGTCGAAGCACATTTTACATGTAGGTGATGCGCTATATTCAGATGTAGAGGGAGCCAAACGAGCTGGCTTTCAAGCTTGCTGGATAAACCTAACTGGTACAAGCTTAATACACCAGCCTAAAGCTACGCTTTTGCCTGATCTAGAAATCGAAGATATAAGTGAATTGCGCTCACTGCTTTAATTGATGCCCACTTCTATCTGCCTGAAACACTCTAAGGTAGTGAGAGAAGAACTCGCGTAGATTTGATGCTTGCTGCCTCTCACCTTGTGCTTTAAGCAATTCACAGCCTACTTCTAACGTGCATAAGTTTCCCTGTTCTTGATTGCGCCGCAATGTATAGTCAGAGCTGGAGCCAATGCTCGATAGAGATACCATGGGGATATCGCTTAGCCAGCTGGACTTTCTGACCATTTTTCTTGCTTCTTGCCAAGTGCCATCCAGAATGATGTAAACGTGCTTTTTCTTTGACTGATTTTCCGTCACTTTCTGGATGCTTAAACTCTCTTCAGAGGGGAAAATGATAAATGGCTCTACGTTTTTCCGAGATATATGAGCCAGGAAACCTTCGGGAGCATCACGCCTATCCCAAGTAAAACTGCTGCAATTTGGAAGCGATTTTTGCAAAAGTTTGCCAGTGTTTGTCGCTCTGCCGCATTCATTTGGGTGCATCAATAAAACGATATCTAAATCGCAGCTTAGCTTAGGAATGAGAGCGCAAATGCACTGATGGGTAAAGCCACATTCAGTGCAAGGTAAGTCGCTATTTGACTGCGCCATCTATTTCACACTGCTAGTGCGATAGAGTACTAAACCGCCGTCTGCTATGGGGTAGAGTACGTTTCCGACTTTTTCTGATGTTGCTGTGAGCTGGTTTCCATCGAGAGTAAATATTCGCTGCGATATAAGGTGCTGCTGCTGGTGCTTAGTCATCAACACTTGAACTTGCGTATCGTTTAGTTGCTGCCAAAAGCCTTGCTCAACGATATCGGATTTTCCATCTCGATAGCTGTAAACCGTCTTTGCAGAGTGATCACTATTAAGGCTTAGCTTTACATCAAACTGAGAGGTTTTAGTCGACGATGCGGCATATTGGCCAACCCAATTAAGTGTGCTATCAGTATTGCCTAATATTCCGCAGCCCTTATAGGTTTTGTTGTTCAGCGTTAGAGAAGCAACCCAGCCAGACAAAAAGCCGCCCGCTTCGTTCGTGCATGCTTTTCTTGTTAACTCCAACTGACCTTGCTCGAGTTGGTAAACGCGCTTGGAAGAAGATACTGATGAAGCAAAAACTTTATAGGAGTGCTCTGGTTGACCATCTATTTTTATGTTGGCTGAGTTGGGAGCGAAGGATATAGACCAGTTTGGCTCGCTGCCAAAAGCGCGTGTTGGCGTGGGAGAGTTGCCACAAAGGCTATATTTGAAGCTAGTTAGGTAGTTAATGTTATCGACGACAAATTTCGCTGCATATCCAGCGCTATAGCCGATGCTATCTGGTGGGGCTAAGTGTCCGACTAACTCTGTGTACATAGGCTCGTAAGGTGTTTTTTCAAAGGATTGAGCGAGCTTGAGTTTTGCATCGGGAAGTTGTACCCAAAATTGCTGGCTGCCGCCGCATGGGGTCAGTGACCTCACTTCTTGGCCTAAAACGACTTGGCCTCTTATGGTATAAGGTTGAGGTTGGATACTTGCAGGGTTTGCTAACGTTGCATGCTCACCAGTTGATGCACTGTTGTGTTGTACTATTGAGCAACCTTGTAATAGGGTTAATGTAAGCAGGGGGGGGCATAATAGTGAAGCCTTCACGCTATATCTCTTATTATCAGACGACTTGGAGTCTATTATGGCATATTGGTTGTTTAAAACCGAACCGGATGACTACTCAATCGATACGTTACTATTAGAAAAAGTTTCATGTTGGGAGGGGGTTAGAAATTATCAGGCAAGGAATATGATGAGAGATAATGTTAAGCAAGGAGACTTGGTGTTTATCTATCATTCGTCGTGCAAGCATGTAGGAATTGCAGGTATTGCGAAGGTCGTAAGAGAAGCCTATCCTGATCACTTTGCTTTCGATCCTGAAAGTCACTATTACGATCCTAAATCAGATCCGGATAATCCAACTTGGGTGATGGTCGATGTGGAATTTGTTCGTAAGCTAGATAACCTCATTCCACTTAGCGTATTGAAGTCGATGCCCGAGCTAGCAGATATGCCCTTGGTCAAAAGAGGTAACCGCCTGTCCATTATACCAGTCAGCGAGCAAGAATGGCAGGCGATAATGTGTATTCACTACAATGGTTAGCTTTTATAGGCTCTCATTGCTATTGGTTATTTAAAAGGTGCTGCTTGAGGTATTGTGCGACAGCATCTTCTGAATTAGCCCCAATGACTTCATTGTTTGGTAGTGCTTTGAATACCTTTTCATGCGAAGTACCCATTACTAGACCTTTCCCTGCCATGGTTAGCATTTCGACGTCATTCATACCATCACCAAAGGCAATACAGTTTTCCAAAGAGTGGCTGAGTTTCTTGGCTACGACTTCTAGCGCTTCGCCTTTTGATACACCTGCGCCCATTACTTCTAGGCACCAAGGCGTAGAGAACGCAACGTTAACTTGGCCAGCAAAGCGTTCGTTGATAATGTTCTCAAACTGAACTAAGTAATCATGGCTTTCATGCGTAAAGAAAATCTTGGAAATACCGTTCGTAGGCGCGTTATTTACGTCAAAGATCTCAAAGCTGAAGCCTGAAGACTCGTTGAATTTCTTCAGCTCTTCATCTGCTTTACTCGTTAGCCATGCATCATTCTGATAGATGTGAATTTTTATCTCGGATTCGTTTTTGACGACATCAACAATACCTTGTACTAGGCTCTCAGGCACGTTGTGACTAAAAAGCAGGTTGTCATTGATATCGTGTACCCTAGCACCGTTCGACGTGATCATATAGGCAGGAATACCTGCAAGTTCTCTAATTCCAGCGACATCGACATGGTGGCGACCTGTCGCAAAGACAAACGTGTAGCCCGCTTGATGGAGCTGCTTTAAGGTCTGTTTAGTAAAGTCGCTTAATTGGTGGTTTGGTTGAAGTAAAGTGCCATCTAAATCTGATGCTACGATGCGAAAGGGAGCAGTATTGTCATTATTGGTCATGTAGTCCTCTAAAGAGTGCTGTCGTTATTTTAAACTGGCTTGGGTACGATTCCAGTGTACGCCATTTATTGCTAGAAAAAGAGGGTAAAAGTTCTACAGATTTTTTCCCATTTTAATGTTTAGTAAAAAAGGTCAGCAGTGAATTTAATACCTGATTTCGACAACTGTCTTTCTCAAACATTAATTCATGTTTTGCGCCTTCAACTGCGATAAACTCAGCTTTGCTGTTCTCTTTCTGTAGTCGCTGAAAAAAGGCTAACTGACTTTTATTCGACACAATCCGGTCTTCTTTTCCCTGAATAATCTGCACTGGTATTTGAATATGTCTTGCCATTTGCAAACACTGTTTGGCAGCCATTAGACCTTGCCATACCCAACGAATGCTGGGACCGCCTACTTTTAGCTCAGGTTTGGATTCGTAGAGATCTCTAAACCAGCGATAACGTAGCTCACTTTGTGACAATAAATTGCCTTTAAATGGCTTGGCCTGATATCGACTATAGCCGGGTGCATAATTCGTTTTTGGATAAAATGCCGTGATGATTTGTGTCAATGGAATCGCGATTGGTTTCAACCATACAGGCATGGGGACGCCATACATAGGGGCAACCAAACATGCGGCGTCAAATATGTGATTGGTGTATGTTTGCATGTATCGAGTG
Protein-coding regions in this window:
- a CDS encoding Cof-type HAD-IIB family hydrolase, with the translated sequence MTNNDNTAPFRIVASDLDGTLLQPNHQLSDFTKQTLKQLHQAGYTFVFATGRHHVDVAGIRELAGIPAYMITSNGARVHDINDNLLFSHNVPESLVQGIVDVVKNESEIKIHIYQNDAWLTSKADEELKKFNESSGFSFEIFDVNNAPTNGISKIFFTHESHDYLVQFENIINERFAGQVNVAFSTPWCLEVMGAGVSKGEALEVVAKKLSHSLENCIAFGDGMNDVEMLTMAGKGLVMGTSHEKVFKALPNNEVIGANSEDAVAQYLKQHLLNNQ
- a CDS encoding alpha/beta fold hydrolase: MSQSSMKNQTLFTQETNFEKVINHAAAALWENREEGFATSRVDKTKLYWCKLTSAEHQKAVVVVNGRIESTWKYQELFYELFMQGYDVYSFDHRGQGLSERLIKDKEMGYVYDFNDYVEDMSHLLKTFDLAHYDKKYLLAHSMGSTISTRYMQTYTNHIFDAACLVAPMYGVPMPVWLKPIAIPLTQIITAFYPKTNYAPGYSRYQAKPFKGNLLSQSELRYRWFRDLYESKPELKVGGPSIRWVWQGLMAAKQCLQMARHIQIPVQIIQGKEDRIVSNKSQLAFFQRLQKENSKAEFIAVEGAKHELMFEKDSCRNQVLNSLLTFFTKH